Genomic DNA from Perca flavescens isolate YP-PL-M2 chromosome 14, PFLA_1.0, whole genome shotgun sequence:
tatcacaatattttcatTTGTTACTCTTCCGTTTCATGTTTATAGCAAGGGTAACTTTGGTAGActgttgtttgttgtgtttCACTAGTTATCCCTCATTAAAAAGGTGGTTCTTGCTAAGAATATCATCATCATAttctacaaaatgtcagaaatacaTCGTGTTCATTGCAAAACAATAGTTTGCAATACTAAAAATACTGCATCCTCACAAAACAGCAGTATTTTTTGATAGTAGCTTTCACATAGTGCgtctgtttttatgttggtATGATGTATAGTGGAAGATCAGAAAACGTGGGCAGGAGTTGTGAGAGAAGGCATTGCAGAGTTGAAGGACATTCTACCACAAAAATAGTCGTGTGTATAAGCCTGATCAACAAGTGAAAAGAGCCAGCTATGTTATTTTCATATTTAGTTTGTTGTATGATGCAAATTACACACCTGTAATCGGAATCAGAGGCAGGCACAGTGCCACTTATGATTGTTATGTTCTCTATTTTTCCTGTGTGTTCAAGGGTTCCTAGTCTTTCTCTATCTATTACACTGTACCTGAATTATTAATTACCTCTGTATATTAATCTCTTTCAGATAACAGGAAAGAGATTGAAAACTATGATTTGACAACCACTGCTGAATGGGCCTGCTCAGTGGAAGAACCACTAATGATTCTAGAAAAGAGGAAGCCAAAGACCTACACAGACTTCAAACGGGTAGGTAATAAACTATTATTAAATCATATCCATCTATCAACAGTAAATATGTTAACCCTTTGAAAGTTGTACTTAGGGTTACATTTGAATACAAAATGTAACCTAacgtagcctagaaatctagactccccctagtggcagcaaatttatttggcagcgagggggggggtctaggcactctccgttgactttcaagctgcaaaaaccaaattttggtcaggccaatcacattgtgtatagagtgggtgggcggggcttatggctgctgctgctgggaacagcggacttctggaagacttggagttcagcttctCTTTGattaaagaacaaagaacggcacagaaatcattcttaaaaaaggaagatcagttcggagttttgccgaccggatacggcaaaagttgaatctatcaactagctccgctaccttcttcgttgctctgcctggttgtagcgctatcctattacgtgcagagggaatttgaaagacaacagttaatcccgcccctcggatcgagctccgtcaacggtgagttcccagacccgacatctggatgtgggtcctacatctggatgtgggtctggctcgtCAGGCTAACCCTAACGTGCAGTGAAGGAGAGATACCACACGTCCTTCCTGCTGCTGTCAGACTTTATAATCAACACTGCTCCAAGTAGACCACACACACCATATGTGACAATTTACTCACGTGCAACATCAATGTGCACCTTATTATGCAATATCAATAACTACTCTGTGCAATACTGTGAATACCGTGTTATTAAACTTTCCGTCTGTATacttaactgttttaactgcttTATTCTCGCATTTTTACTGATGCTTTTGACATTGAACTTTCCCTTTGGTGCAGGATCACTGAAAATGTCCTCCACTGTGGGACTAATTAAGGATCTTATcttatttaaaattttaatatgtttgtatttttcaGATCTCCCAATTGCCATGATGACCAGGATATTCATCGGGGAAGTGTGAAAGTTGCCATATTCCCAGTCATTACTTTACCAAATCATCTGTGGTAAGTTTACAAAAATCTTAATTGAAAATTGGAGTAGGAAGTAAAGAGACACCTTTGGTATCAaaagtaaacacattttaaataattgtgattactATGAAACCTTGATGGTAGCCCTTTTAGAGCGAAAGTTATTTGTTATTAGTATATTTTATGGGACGATGTATAACATGCTATTGTCTATTGCTATATGCTATATTGTCAGAATGGCACTTTAACAGCGGTTGAGGCTAGATGGGATACAGCTCCAGTGataacagttaagtttaggcaccaaaacaactagttaagttcAGGAAACAGATCGTGGTTTGAATTAAAACTCTAGAGGAATGAAACACGTTTTCTTGGGTTAAAGTATaacaaatatattattatattagtcTAGATTTTGCGGGATAAACAGCCCACCTGTTGTGAATCTTGAACTTCATTCAAAATCAAACTGCACAGATTGCAGCTCCCCCTACTGACCAAATGGCCTTACTGTTCAATTATATTGAAAGGCTGTTGGAGCTTTGGAGGTAAATTTAGCAGAGAATTTAActatggtgctctttggatgcttttatatagaccttagtggtcccctaatactgtatctgaagtctcttttatatagaccttagtggtcccctaatactgtatctgaccttagtggtcccctttgtatatgaagtctcttttatatagaccttagtggtcccctaatactgtatctgaagtctcttttatatagaccttagtggtcccctaatactgtatctgaagtctcttttatatagaccttagtggtcccctaatactgtatctgaagtctcttttatatagaccttagtgggttagggttagggttgaaaCCGGTCTTCTATTCACATcggcaaaaaaaacatataactCAACCACTTCttaaaaacaaaggaagaagaaacaaaaaataaaataaataaaacttccaTGCATTAAAAGATACTTCTTCGAATAATGCACAAAACCCAAATCTGTtcaaccagcaattattacaataagtacacaaataatcaccagCAACTACTAATTAAGTATAATCGAATTTATTAATGTAacaattatcagtagccaatcaataatccttcaataataaaacGTATAtaccttttacaatatcacaaccaaacaaagcaaaaacaaagcagcatggacacgtctgtgtctgcgtgtgtgtgtgtgtgtgtgtgtgtgtgtgtgtgtgtgtgtgtgtgtgtgtgtggatgggtgAGTGAAAGTGGAGGGGGGCGGTGTcaaaatgtagttctaacacaaaaacaactcccaAAATGGCTaatcctgtgagctgcacaaaactatttagcctcaagagggcggtagtggtgctgggtgcacgaggagaggttgctaggcaacgcgcacgcttaacCCAGCCCTGGTCATGGGTTAGCTCTGTAAAAACGTAAGCCGACTCCACGTGGTTAAGCTAGCAGCGTTAGTTcgggagctacgtggctagcttgtgtccgtgtgtgtacgtgtgtgtgtgttagtaaaaggaaAAAGAGTAAAGGAGGAAAAActctctgatcttagttatcgataatggccagctcagtggctaacagctgatttccaCAATtatatcgcagacagtaactaaactccgtgaaaggagtgatttagcagGTAGCGCTTACGGTTTTagccagctacttaacacaacataatcaacagtatcgtgatcaattttacattcacagaaacagattaataatcacgaATAGACCAGTACATAAATAAAATCACAGATCACATTAATACcaacaagtggtagcgaacccttggctcattaataaacaaaccaaacacactAGTTCTAacgtctgcccagaactgtgtaagcctcttactgtacatgtgttgtttgtagTTAATCTCTCgccagagtttaacgatccgtttcgtccagaGCAGTGGACGACACGCGATCCAGGTCGACGATGCAAGAACAACGGAACGGAGTCATTTTCTTGAATCcgggctgattaaacccgctgcaaaTAGAGGAAATACTGGACCAGTATTCCTTggatcccctttgtatatcagaAAGATATAAAATGTCCCAGCTCAatctcgaccagcgaggtgatgctggGCAGCTAGTCCGGACTACTGTGCCTCCTGTCAGTAAACTGAGTTACCGTGGAAAGGCCAAGAGACACAAACgccgacagcttttatccttcctccacctcctagtggcggggtggtgcattcaaaggcccGACAGCCAATGGGAAAAGCGCAACcttgtcacaggtgtgaagcagttctttgtctcaccaccagtctgccttgcccTCCTCGTGTTGAAGGCAGAATCTCCATTTTGGCGACTCTGCTTCCAAGTGGggcctgtaggagtttggtgaaactggctttgggattcacatgtaggccaagatcctttgtcctGCCTTCGCCATGTCCTTTGTCTCTGGAGGCAGCTCAATCTGAGccatttttgttaaaaatcaATGTTTAACCCCCTGCTTGGTCCCAAcagcgactagtttgcaggtatggttcatattaatctaatgaactggagtttgacacatgcgccttactgcattataccattacatttaaaaatttgaattgttactttttttgtataattttgtatacaaatatttacagtacaatTAAAATAAGAAGTCTGCACTTCTTTCTGCGCACCCCCCCTGGGTCAGCTACCACCACAAATGGAATCTAATTCTGTGGGAAAAACTGACactcctctccatcagcttctgtctCCATCTGTCCAACACATTTATGTCTTTTGACATGAGAACGCCAGGCAAATCTTTtattacaaacactgcagctgaatcttttctctcctgtgtggactacCATGTGTCTCTGTAAACTTGCTCTCTCTGTAAAAGATTTATTACAAATTGAGCATctgaaaggtttctctcctgtgtggactacCATGTGTCTCTGTAAACTTCCTCTCTTTGTAAAAGATTTATTgcaaactgagcagctgaaaggtttctctcctgtgtgagtcaTCATGTGTTTCTTCAGGGTTCCACGTTCAGCGAAAGCTTTatcacactcagagcagctgaaaggtttctcccctgtgtgagttctcatgtgtctcTCCAGATCTGCCTTGTGGCCAAATATTTTCACACAATCAGAGCAGTTAAAATGTTTTGCTTCTGTCTGAGAAATCATGTGTCTGTTCAGATGTCGCCTTTCACCAAATCTTTTCCCACACACAGAGCAGCTAAAAggcttttctcctgtgtgagtcatCATGTGTCCGTCCAGACTATACTTGAAGACAAATCTTTTCCCACACTCCGAGCAGCTGAATTGTTTCTCACGTCTTGAATAATgcttcagagagtttaaagctgactgaggttctctggtctccttccaatcagcactgtcatcagtctcaggttcagaagagtctccagtctggtcttcagtctctggttgtaaaagtggatgtgagttcctggctggttctggtcctccacagtcctctccatcagcttctgtttccatgtgttgagttcgtctctgatgaagctgtgaggactgagcttcctcttcatcatcttcactcttcacagggacaggagtgaatgggaacttggtgatatcagcctcctccagcccttgaagctgctctccctcctcactgctccacagttcctcctgttcctctttaatgtgtggggggggctctggctcctgctggtccacactggagctacactcctgctgctcagggggaacctcttccttaaccaccaacagctgctcaacatctgtaggaaacaaaatcaaatacagACAGATGTTTGTACCAGACCTGCCAACTTTGAAGAAATTTTATGGAGTACAaaagagggtgggggtgtggccttgaccaactgccactttgctcgtttgaaagccatgatgtctctctctcatgggtgggccaaattctctgggcgggctaagcagagaaaggggaggtaaccttgctccttatgacctcataaggagaagattcctgattggtccatctgagctttcattttctcaaaggcagagcaggatacccagggctcggtttacacctatcaccatttctagccactgggggaccataggcaggctgggggaacacatattaatgttaaaaaaacctcataaagtgacattgtcatgccatgggacctttaatgaaacCGGTCTTCTATTCacatctgcaaaaaaaacaacatataacTCAACCACTTCTTAAAAACAAAGggagaagaaacaaaaaataaaataaaaaaaacttccatGCATTAAAATATACTTCCTCGAATAACGCACAAAACCCAAATATTTTCTTCTTGTCACAGTAGCAGCAGCAACGAGGGATCCTACTTTCCTGAGTACGAAGCCGGCCATCATGGACTTCCTCAACTTATTTACTAAcccttaataaataaatgttattcttGGCTCAATTGTTCAGTGTCTTTGATTTCAAATAACATTACCATGATCCCATAGGCATAAAAAAATTGAGAAAGTGAccttttttaaaactgaaacAGCGTTGGGCATCCTGTTGTGTGCGCAAGCGCCTTCTTATTACCACGGGTTTACGGACACGTCTCTAGTGATATCACCTGGAACACAGCCAACCGTTCCCAGGAAACATGCGTGCACCAGCTCTTTGCCTGAGGGGGAGCCCACAGTCTCAGACTTTAAAAAACACTGGTTTAAGCTTTTAATAGTGTTTTTGTACATTAGCCCTTAGTATAGACCACAGTAGGATAATTATCTCAAAATCTAGTTACATACAAGAATAGCTTTTAATGTGTTACAGTGTGCTATTTTCTATAATAATTTGTGTAACTTGTGTAAATTGTCTTTGAGTACCctgaaaagcgctttataaataaaatgtattattataagtAATTGTGTATGATTTATCTATCTTACTTTAGCAATTTAGTAAAGCTAtttagatagatactttattgatccccaaggggaattTCAAGTAATTTTGTGTGTCCTATACAGCCTGGTTTGTTAAATGGGTTAATGCAGGATCAATTGATCGGCACAAAGACATATCTTCCTGACATCTGTTATGTCAGGAAGATATGTCTGAGACTGCATATGTAAGATATATAGCAGATATAGGGACGACGTATATAAGCCTGCATCTGTACGATGTATGAAATACGTTAGAacgatgtgtgtttgtgtgcggtgtgtgtgtgtctatatatataaaaaaaaaaggagcgccttgttcaattgtatttgtctgttcgaaaatataaaacaataaaaagtcgatctaaaaaaagataattgctaaggccacagggtcaaaattaaatgatttattaaaaattgaATAACAGTAACTTATaacaacttatttcaccagtaaattcctgttaaacaacaaaaacaaccattggatgggaaaagggtattttacaataactttgaatgcagcacaaggctGGTGAGGCGAATTTCAacaacgcaacatctgtgttgttgttcAGACAAAggtagcagcagactgttgttgAAATCATCCaaaagtgaaatacagacacactttacaccgtttagctgtcggCATTTTAACCgggtttactccagctgctagctaacggtatgctaacgttacctgctgtcgagtgtagtgttaactagctaacagtaggctaacgttacctgctgtcgagtgtagtgttaactagctaacggtatgctaacgttacctgctgtcgagtgtagtgttaactagctaacagtaggctaacgttacctgctgtcgagtgtagtgttaactagctaacagtaggctaacgttacctgctgtcgagtgtagtgttaactagctaacagtaggctaacgttacctgctgtcgagtgtagtattaactagctaacagtaggctaacgttacctgctgctaagtgtagtgttaactagctaacagtaggctaacgttacctgctgtcgagtgtagtgttgactagcgtcctgTGCAGTGATATTTAAGTTCCTTCGAACGTCcgttttcagagcatcagatagaagtgcaggcatttaagtggcccctaaataaggcaccgaaatccgcgtttcTATTTGTtctggtagataacggtcgttgaGGCATCCCCCCCAAGTAAAAACTCTTTGGATCTACACAATTCATGTGGaagacattttcccattcaaaacggtGATTTTCAccgaaaagcgactagtttgcaggtatggttCATATTAATCTAATGAACTGGACTTTATTGTCAAATGTTCATATTAATCTAATGAACTGGACTGTGCTGTCAGATGCGAAAGCTTTCTTCTCTTAATGCAGaagtgtcaaactcagtttcactaagggccacacagTAAACTAAGAATCACATCACGGGCCggaaatatttagtttattcacatgcttttatttcatcgaaaaagtcaaggatcttttactggattattgcgtgtctcatatagccttctcacttacagcttgttcgacataaagccccaaaaaagtaacttagccatcaaagagaaaagagacaaaagaatgtcaaaaaaagcaacaaaaacattggaaaaaaaaacaccagaaaaGGCCCCAAAAACATCGGAGAAAGTGGGAAAAAAGGCACCAAAAGCGTCTGCAAAAGTGACAACAACTTcagaaaaagtgagaaaacattgaaaaagctacaaaaccTAGACAGGCCAAGATTTATTGTAAACCTAAATTGATACGCGGGCCAGAtcaaaatctgcaaggggccggatttggcccgtgggcctcgagtttgacacatgcgCCTTACTGCATTATACCATTCAATTTAGAAATTTGAATTGTTACTTACAGAATTTTTTATACAAATATTTGCAGTACAATTAATATAAGAAGTCTGCActtctttctgccccccacCCCAGGTCAgcttaacctgactccgccagatggattgcttcgcatttgctcggcatatccatctgggaactttccgttggagaacttttggaaaggggcggaatactggttatttgattggatgaaccatctgtctatcaactatgttggtgatagacgggccaaatcaaccaatcagatccacgaagcgtatgaaaatacaaccacaagcctgcccctgctgctgcaggcaaagcatagctcgtaagctcagcatgcaagcaacatgtcggtaaaggagatttgccgtttgtgtaacgagaatttaggaataaaaggcaccagttcaggttcccggaccatattccaaaagaaggatccaagataaataaagcattagcgagcggctaacagaattagggctaccgctggctgataatactggttagctgattggataaaccatcggtctatcaccacctaacccacctcaaaaccaacgctgattggcccggtcgtttggctaacggctccaaattttctctgcctcaagatgccagactgatctgcgaggggaaaaactggagctcgcgagatcaggacagtctcacgaggctaaggTCAGCTACCACCACAAATGGAATCTAATTCTGTGGGAAAAACtgacagtcctctccatcagttTCTGTCTCCATCTGACCAACACATTTATGGGTTTTGACATGAGAACGCCaggcaaatcttttgttacaaacactgcagctgaatcttttctctcctgtgtggactacCATGTGTCTCTGTAAACTTCCTCTCTCCGTAAAAGATTTATTACAAattgagcagctgaaaggtttctctcctgtgtggactaatatgtgtctctgtaaacttcctctctctgtaaaagatttattacaaattgagcagctgaaaggtttctctcctgtgtggactacCATGTGTCTCTGTAAACTTCCTCTCTCGGTAAAAGATTTATTACAAattgagcagctgaaaggtttctctcctgtgtggactaccatgtgtctctgtaaacttcctctctctgtaaaaGATTTATTACAAATTGAGCATctgaaaggtttctctcctgtgtggactaccatgtgtctctgtaaacttcctctctctgtaaaagatttcttgcaaactgagcagctgaaaggtttttctcctgtgtgagttatcATGTGTTTCTTCAGGGTTCCACGTTCAGCGAAAGCTTTatcacactcagagcagctgaaaggtttctcCCCTGTGTGGACTACCATGTGTCTCTCCAGATCTGCCTTGTGGCCAAATATTTTCACACAATCAGAgcagttaaaatgtttttcttctgtCTGAGAAATCATGTGTCGGTTCAGATGTTGCCTTTCACCAAATCTTTTCCCACACTCCGAGCAGCTGAATTGTTTCTCACGTGTTGAATAATgcttcagagagtttaaagctgactgaggttctctggtctccttccaatcagcactgtcatcagtctcaggttcagaagggtcttcagtctggtcttcagtctctggttgtaaaagtggatgtgagttcctggctggttctggtcctccacagtcctctccatcagcttctgtttccatgtgttgagtttgtctctgatgaagctgtgaggactgagcttcctcttcatcatcttcactcttcacagggacaggagtgaatgggaacttggtgatatcagcctcctccagcccttgaagctgctctccctcctgactgctccacagttcctcctgttcctctttaatgtgtggggggggctctggctcctgctggtccacaatggagctacactcctgctgctcagggggaacctcttctttaaccaactgctgctcaacatctgcaggaaacaaaatcaaatacagTACGTTTAtgttaactttagtccctcccaaattgata
This window encodes:
- the LOC114568519 gene encoding gastrula zinc finger protein XlCGF71.1-like, whose product is MAGFVLRKLAADDSADWKETREPQSALNSLKHYSRREKQFSCSECGKRFVFKYSLDGHMMTHTGEKPFSCSVCGKRFGERRHLNRHMISQTEAKHFNCSDCVKIFGHKADLERHMRTHTGEKPFSCSECDKAFAERGTLKKHMMTHTGEKPFSCSVCNKSFTKRGSLQRHMVVHTGEKPFRCSICNKSFTERASLQRHMVVHTGEKRFSCSVCNKRFAWRSHVKRHKCVGQMETEADGEECQFFPQN